One window of Nicotiana tomentosiformis chromosome 11, ASM39032v3, whole genome shotgun sequence genomic DNA carries:
- the LOC104105671 gene encoding ruBisCO large subunit-binding protein subunit alpha, producing MASANAISTASIIPSPSKQGALKNRRVNQLQGHKFSNRNAKNNRFVVKACAKEIAFDQKSRSALQAGIDKLADAVGLTLGPRGRNVVLDEYGTPKVVNDGVTIARAIELPDAMENAGAALIREVASKTNDSAGDGTTTASVLAREIIKLGLLSVTSGANPVSLKKGIDKTVLGLIEELEKKARPVKGRDDIKAIASISAGNDESIGTMIADAIDKVGPDGVLSIESSSSFETTVHVEEGMEIDRGYISPQFVTNPEKLIVEFENARVLVTDQKISAIKDIIPLLEKTTQLRSPLLIIAEDVTGEALATLVVNKLRGILNVAAIKAPGFGERRKALLQDIAIVTGAEYQATDLGLLIEGTPVEALGIARKVTITKDSTTIIADAASKDEIQARIAQLKKELSETDSVYDSEKLAERIAKLSGGVAVIKVGAATEAELEDRKLRIEDAKNATFAAIEEGIVPGGGAAFVHLSTYVPAIKDKLEDADEKLGADIIQRALVAPASLIAQNAGIEGEVVVEKVREAEWEMGYNAMTDKYENLVDAGVIDPAKVTRCALQNSASVAGMVLTTQAIVVEKAKPKAAAPAAPQGLSV from the exons ATGGCTTCTGCTAATGCTATCTCCACTGCCTCTATCATCCCTTCTCCTTCTAAACAG GGGGCATTGAAGAACAGGAGGGTCAACCAATTGCAGGGACATAAATTCAGCAACAGAAATGCAAAGAACAACCGGTTTGTAGTCAAGGCATGTGCTAAAGAAATTGCCTTTGACCAGAAATCTAGGAGTGCCCTTCAGGCTGGTATCGATAAGCTCGCTGATGCTGTCGGTCTCACTCTTGGTCCCAGGG GGAGGAATGTAGTGTTGGATGAATATGGCACCCCAAAGGTGGTTAATGACGGAGTTACAATTGCTCGTGCTATAGAGCTACCTGATGCTATGGAAAATGCTGGCGCTGCCCTTATCAGGGAG GTTGCAAGCAAAACTAACGATTCAGCCGGTGATGGAACCACGACTGCATCTGTTCTTGCTCGCGAAATCATTAAACTTGGTCTATTGAGTGTTACATCTGGTGCAAATCCAGTGTCTTTGAAGAAGGGCATTGACAAGACTGTACTGGGTTTGATTGAAGAGCTAGAAAAGAAGGCTAGACctgttaaaggtcgtgatgacatCAAAG CTATTGCTTCGATCTCTGCTGGAAATGATGAAAGCATTGGCACCATGATTGCGGATGCAATTGACAAAGTCGGTCCAGATGGTGTGTTGTCCATCGAGTCATCCTCCTCCTTTGAGACAACTGTTCATGTTGAAGAAGGAATGGAG ATTGATAGAGGATATATTTCCCCACAATTTGTCACCAACCCTGAGAAATTAATTGTTGAGTTTGAGAATGCTAGAGTCTTAGTTACGGATCAGAAGATCTCGGCTATCAAGGATATTATCCCCCTATTGGAAAAGACAACTCAGTTACGCTCTCCTCTGCTCATTATTGCTGAGGATGTCACCGGGGAAGCTCTGGCTACTCTTGTCGTGAACAAGCTGCGGGGTATACTGAATGTTGCCGCCATCAAAGCTCCTGGATTTGGTGAAAGGAGGAAGGCTCTTCTGCAAGATATTGCCATTGTGACAG GGGCTGAGTACCAAGCAACTGACCTGGGCCTGCTCATTGAGGGTACCCCAGTTGAAGCACTTGGAATTGCCAGAAAGGTGACCATTACCAAGGATTCAACAACCATCATTGCTGATGCAGCATCGAAGGACGAGATACAGGCTAGGATTGCTCAGCTCAAAAAGGAGTTGTCCGAGACAGACTCGGTTTATGACTCCGAGAAACTTGCTGAGAGAATCGCCAAGTTGTCTGGGGGTGTTGCCGTCATCAAGGTCGGAGCTGCTACAGAGGCTGAGCTTGAGGACCGCAAGCTTCGCATCGAGGATGCAAAGAATGCAACTTTTGCTGCAATCGAAGAGGGAATAGTACCTGGTGGTGGTGCTGCCTTTGTTCATCTATCAACTTATGTCCCTGCCATTAAGGACAAGCTCGAAGATGCAGATGAAAAGTTGGGAGCTGACATCATTCAAAGG GCATTAGTAGCACCAGCATCTTTGATAGCCCAAAATGCTGGAATTGAAGGGGAAGTAGTAGTGGAGAAGGTAAGGGAAGCTGAATGGGAGATGGGTTATAACGCGATGACAGACAAATACGAGAATCTTGTTGATGCTGGAGTGATCGATCCAGCCAAGGTGACAAGATGTGCATTGCAGAATTCAGCATCAGTTGCAGGAATGGTACTTACAACACAAGCCATTGTGGTCGAGAAGGCAAAGCCTAAGGCAGCTGCACCTGCTGCTCCACAAGGGCTCTCAGTGTGA
- the LOC138902030 gene encoding uncharacterized protein yields the protein MEHNRVYNSTIRDLDLSLQATRSERNSLSTEVDQLKSELQRRADSLIVEKIYSMYSMRRKTLEEAKAGIIDFDSEIANARELESIARTGLPVQPDATDSSGSGSEFSGTEEEIERDNDEGQDPYPVADPPTPPRGANASFPSGSRRILHHESFLRSRLEIRQVEFELKEQDLKNDMYRALSEQQDEALKDLPTLRTKLEKSQKEATTLKREHTELVEKIKIFESKNEKLVVVTNNTTSKVQEKINLIDQLRDKMDEVKAMIEAWKGRMNMLASEKEATKMELASVENQFCVAKEKADKWSQVNDDFRAQLSSTVTERDSPRQEYVVLSFKLDATSSDVKEILAQYKANVVVAKARLKTKIEYIKWLSRRETVEEIHARGFDLSAKIEDAKILEAEAKELYEPEGP from the exons ATGGAGCATAATAGAGTTTATAACTCCACTATCCGTGACCTTGATCTCAGCCTTCAGGCCACAAGATCCGAGCGGAATAGCCTTTCGACCGAGGTTGATCAGCTTAAGTCAGAACTTCAGCGCCGAGCTGATTCCCTCATagttgaaaaaatatattctatgtatagcatgaggagaaaaaccttggaggaGGCCAAAGCGGGCATCATTGATTTTGATTCCGAGATCGCCAATGCCCGTGAGCTGGAGTCAATTGCCCGAACGGGCCTCCCGGTTCAACCTGATGCAACTGACTCCTCTGGTTCCGGTTCTGAGTTCTCGGGAACTGAGGAAGAAATTGAAAGGGATAATGATGAAGGTCAAGATCCCTATCCGGTGGCAGATCCACCTACTCCTCCTAGGGGCGCAAACGCTTCTTTTCCCTCGGGTTCTAGGCGCA TACTTCATCATGAAAGCTTCCTCCGGTCCCGCTTGGAGATCAGGCAggtcgagttcgagctcaaagagCAAGACTTGAAGAATGACATGTACAGGGCTCTTAGTGAGCAGCAAGACGAAGCCCTCAAGGACCTCCCGACTCTCCGAACCAAACTGGAAAAGTCCCAGAAGGAGGCCACGACCTTGAAGCGGGAACACACTGAACTGGTTGAGAAGataaagatctttgagtctaaaAACGAGAAGCTAGTTGTGGTGACTAACAACACAACTTCGAAGGTCCAAGAGAAGATAAACCTGATCGACCAGCTTCGGGATAAGATGGATGAGGtcaaggccatgatcgaggcgtGGAAGGGCAGGATGAACATGCTGGCTTCGGAGAAAGAGGCTACAAAAATGGAGCTGGCATCGGTCGAGAACCAATTTTGTGTGGCAAAGGAAAAAGCCGATAAGTGGTCTCAGGTAAATGATGATTTTCGGGCACAACTGAGCTCGACCGTCACGGAACGGGATTCCCCAAGACAAGAATATGTCGTACTAAGTTTCAAATTGGATGCAACCTCTTCTGACGTCAAGGAAATATTGGCCCAGTataaggctaatgtggtggtagCCAAGGCTCGCTTAAAGACGAAGATCGAGTACATAAAGTGGTTATCCCGTAGAGAGACCGTCGAAGAAATCCATGCCCGAGGTTTTGACTTGTCGGCCAAGATTGAGGATGCCAAGATACttgaggccgaggcaaaggaACTCTACGAGCCTGAGGGTCCCTAA